A genomic window from Silene latifolia isolate original U9 population chromosome Y, ASM4854445v1, whole genome shotgun sequence includes:
- the LOC141630385 gene encoding uncharacterized protein LOC141630385 produces MHNTRFSNLNLEPFDQGIEHTLFRLRKNKKGAIVAIPEGVDFDDLHSLSDNSEYSEESEKSLDMAGTIKELTAPDLTQQLLCITYPPLGENGTFELKSGLIHQLPTFNGLSGEDPNKHLSDFHIVCSSMKPATVTDEQLKLRSFPFSLKDAARDWLYYLPPASIDIWVKIKKTFLEKYFPASRASQLKKEISNTEQKDCETMYEYLERFKKLCATCPYHGYTVQDLVLYFCGGLCMEDARTVSAACGGNIVNKRPPEAWTIIGELAESSRDFARKYVKRGVNSVGSSSSSHLEEKVDNLTTLFKEMMTGQKMAMVCGICSTGGHPSEHCPLMQEGSQEEVNGVWKSIPQKKWDPYSNTYNEGWKAHPNFRWGNSQNTQQFGQSGQSGQSKVQFIPRPPVQHVAPTPGPPSSGQMSIEDMIRALVTSQATLQATVVQNQQETKASIQNLENPMGQMATAINGLKARDSVPPRENVSAVSLRNGRQLEEVEKKKKRIKTPTIHEEEEKKVEEINEKVCEQPFPMYEPEVPFPEALKSTRKIEKDSDIYDTFRHCEVNIPLLNLLKSVPRYAKFLKELCAHKRKQNEPKGKSPKGKVSEYVSALFQKKLPPKCSDPGMFAIPCTIGDLRFKKAMLDLGASINVIPYAIYEKLKLGPLKDTSVVIQLADRSSVYPKGVVENVTVGVGKLVFPADFYVLDMKSEGDAIPVLLGRPFLKTAGTKIDVSKGSLTMEFDGTVVKFEINRLNSHSPAVNSLCVIDTFTNHDLSKCRKSPIPSKVTTVLQESPPKGQRRVILWDRREDAKASRGKKKAWFDKLIRRKGSGKGVRTIHEKSCFRSSSCIHVGKSR; encoded by the coding sequence ATGCATAATACTCGTTTTTCTAACTTGAACCTCGAGCCTTTCGATCAAGGTATTGAACATACTCTTTTCAGGTTACGGAAGAACAAGAAAGGTGCAATAGTGGCTATTCCTGAAGGCGTCGATTTCGACGATCTACATTCATTATCTGACAATTCTGAATATTCTGAAGAATCCGAAAAGTCTTTAGACATGGCTGGTACTATTAAAGAACTTACTGCACCCGATCTCACCCAACAACTTCTTTGTATTACTTATCCTCCGTTGGGTGAGAATGGAACTTTTGAGTTGAAGTCAGGGTTAATTCATCAATTGCCCACTTTCAACGGTCTAAGTGGAGAGGATCCCAATAAGCATTTGTCGGATTTCCATATCGTTTGCTCTAGCATGAAGCCGGCTACAGTTACTGATGAACAACTTAAATTGAGGTCTTTTCCATTCTCTCTTAAGGATGCCGCACGAGACTGGTTATATTACTTGCCACCTGCAAGTATTGATATATGGGTAAAGATAAAGAAAACATTCCTTGAAAAGTATTTTCCTGCTTCCCGAGCTTCCCAATTGAAGAAAGAGATTAGCAATACGGAACAGAAGGATTGTGAGACTATGTACGAGTACTTGGAACGTTTCAAGAAATTATGTGCTACATGTCCTTATCATGGATATACCGTTCAAGACCTTGTCTTGTACTTTTGTGGAGGTCTTTGCATGGAAGATGCCCGTACTGTATCTGCCGCATGTGGTGGAAATATTGTGAACAAAAGACCGCCTGAGGCTTGGACGATCATTGGTGAGTTGGCTGAGAGCTCCCGGGATTTCGCTAGAAAATATGTAAAGCGCGGAGTAAATTCAGTgggttcttcatcttcttcccatCTTGAAGAAAAAGTTGACAACTTGACAACTCTTTTTAAGGAGATGATGACGGGACAGAAGATGGCGATGGTATGTGGAATTTGTTCCACCGGAGGACATCCTAGTGAGCATTGTCCACTTATGCAAGAAGGTTCTCAAGAAGAGGTGAATGGAGTATGGAAGAGTATACCTCAAAAGAAGTGGGATCCTTACTCTAACACTTACAATGAAGGTTGGAAGGCTCATCCAAATTTTAGGTGGGGAAATTCTCAAAACACTCAGCAATTTGGACAAAGTGGCCAATCAGGTCAATCTAAGGTCCAATTTATACCTCGACCACCGGTTCAACATGTGGCTCCTACACCAGGACCTCCTTCTAGCGGTCAAATGTCAATTGAGGATATGATTCGAGCCTTAGTTACTAGTCAAGCCACTCTTCAAGCGACTGTGGTTCAAAATCAACAAGAAACTAAGGCTAGCATTCAAAACTTGGAGAATCCGATGGGACAAATGGCTACTGCTATTAATGGATTAAAGGCAAGAGACTCGGTGCCACCAAGAGAGAATGTAAGTGCTGTCTCTTTGAGGAATGGAAGACAGTTGGAGGAGGTAGAGAAAAAGAAGAAGCGGATAAAAACTCCTACTATCCATGAAGAGGAAGAGAAAAAAGTTGAAGAGATCAATGAAAAGGTGTGTGAGCAACCATTTCCAATGTATGAACCGGAAGTTCCTTTTCCAGAAGCTCTCAAATCCACACGGAAGATTGAAAAAGATAGTGATATCTATGATACTTTCCGCCATTGCGAGGTAAATATTCCACTTTTAAATTTGCTTAAGTCTGTACCTCGTTATGCTAAGTTTTTGAAAGAACTGTGTGCCCATAAGAGAAAGCAAAATGAACCGAAGGGTAAGAGTCCTAAGGGGAAGGTTAGTGAGTATGTTTCTGCACTATTTCAAAAGAAGTTGCCCCCTAAATGTAGTGACCCTGGTATGTTTGCTATTCCTTGTACCATAGGAGACCTTAGGTTTAAAAAGGCCATGTTAGATTTAGGGGCATCTATTAATGTCATCCCTTATGCTATTTATGAAAAACTCAAACTTGGACCTTTAAAAGACACTAGTGTAGTAATTCAACTGGCTGATAGGTCTAGTGTCTATCCCAAAGGGGTTGTAGAGAATGTCACGGTTGGTGTTGGTAAGTTAGTCTTTCCGGCTGACTTTTATGTTCTTGACATGAAAAGTGAGGGTGATGCCATCCCCGTCTTATTAGGGAGACCATTCTTGAAGACTGCAGGGACTAAGATTGATGTCTCGAAAGGGTCTCTTACCATGGAATTTGATGGGACCGTTGTTAAATTTGAAATCAATAGACTCAATTCCCACTCTCCTGCGGTTAATTCTTTGTGTGTTATAGACACTTTTACTAACCATGATTTATCTAAGTGTCGGAAGTCTCCTATTCCGAGCAAGGTGACTACTGTTTTGCAGGAATCCCCTCCTAAAGGACAAAGGCGTGTCATCTTATGGGATCGTCGTGAGGATGCAAAGGCATCTAGAGGTAAGAAGAAGGCTTGGTTTGACAAATTAATTCGCCGGAAGGGCTCCGGGAAAGGTGTGCGAACTATCCATGAAAAATCTTGCTTTCGTTCTTCATCTTGTATTCATGTTGGTAAATCAAGGTAA